A genomic window from Silene latifolia isolate original U9 population chromosome Y, ASM4854445v1, whole genome shotgun sequence includes:
- the LOC141632831 gene encoding protein FAR1-RELATED SEQUENCE 5-like produces the protein MDVEGYSDLGEHIDAIVPAVSNDIVQSSSHLACIDAGSPIIETNPKERIHVCAPELKPVLGMIFDKLEDGLEFYKAYAANSGFKMRKSTQRNIDGVVMTNLCVCGKFGESKPREKVKKRQRTRILCNAKIFFRRNEKGQYVIVDFHEGHTHLLSTPNIVVHLTESRELTLIHKSMIVENSKVNKGPVQSFKMFKEYVKGYQNVGASLEDFNIFWRDVKKFIKGYDAQMMIENFMHKKAMCSSYYFDFDVDDRGRLSRVCWFDPIAIKNYSLFGDMTFFDTTFNMNTYKMIFAPLTGVDHHKKCVTFGAGLIRKETDEHFVWLFQNFLSAMSNKYPVCIITDQDRGIRAGVKTVFGDKNQHRYCMWHIMKKLPDKIGTTLYRETNFMKELCSCVWAEDIEPSEFEERWCAVIPSYGLTDNEWLDTMFDKRASWIPAYFRDLFMGGLMRTTSRSESENSFFGNFMNPNLTLVEFLMRFESAMDAQRWKQSKLIAESKNFFPDLETPHPLEKHASEFCTPVMFSEFKNEWVDACFTCGVKMLGVTTSDNIPIIDREKDKVYYVNFISDDMKVNCTCKKFERHGILCRHALYVLKEQGLDNVPDRYH, from the exons ATGGATGTTGAGGGTTATAGCGATTTGGGGGAACATATTGATGCGATTGTTCCAGCTGTTAGCAATGATATCGTGCAGTCGTCATCTCATCTAG CGTGCATAGATGCAGGCTCACCAATCATCGAGACAAACCCGAAGGAAAGAATACATGTATGTGCGCCAGAATTGAAGCCTGTTTTGGGTATGATCTTTGATAAACTAGAGGATGGGCTAGAATTCTATAAGGCTTATGCTGCTAATTCTGGTTTTAAAATGAGGAAGTCGACGCAACGAAACATAGACGGGGTTGTCATGACTAATCTTTGTGTGTGCGGTAAATTTGGAGAAAGTAAGCCTAGAGAGAAGGTAAAAAAGAGACAGAGAACTAGAATTTTATGTAATGCAAAGATTTTTTTTCGaagaaatgaaaaaggacaatatGTGATTGTTGACTTTCATGAAGGTCACACCCACCTCCTATCAACACCAAACATCGTGGTGCATTTGACCGAGTCACGAGAATTAACCCTTATACATAAATCCATGATTGTTGAGAATTCTAAGGTGAATAAGGGGCCAGTGCAAAGCTTTAAGATGTTCAAAGAGTACGTGAAAGGGTATCAAAATGTAGGCGCATCACTCGAGGACTTCAATATTTTTTGGAGGGATGTGAAGAAATTTATTAAAGGGTATGACGCACAAATGATGATTGAAAATTTCATGCACAAAAAAGCCATGTGTAGTTCGTACTACTTTGATTTTGATGTTGACGATCGTGGTCGACTATCTAGGGTTTGTTGGTTTGACCCTATAGCTATAAAGAATTACAGTCTCTTTGGTGATATGACGTTTTTTGACACGACGTTTAATATGAACACGTATAAAATGATATTTGCACCTTTAACGGGGGTTGACCATCACAAAAAATGTGTGACATTTGGAGCAGGACTTATAAGGAAAGAGACTGATGAGCATTTCGTATGGTTGTTTCAGAATTTTCTGAGCGCAATGAGCAATAAGTATCCTGTGTGCATAATTACTGATCAAGATAGAGGCATAAGAGCAGGGGTTAAAACAGTGTTCGGGGACAAAAATCAGcacagatattgcatgtggcatatcatgaaaaAACTGCCAGACAAGATCGGAACTACGCTATATCGAGAAACTAACTTCATGAAAGAGTTGTGCTCCTGTGTTTGGGCAGAAGATATCGAACCGTCTGAGTTTGAGGAACGGTGGTGCGCAGTTATACCCTCGTACGGGCTGACTGATAATGAATGGTTAGATACGATGTTTGACAAAAGGGCTTCTTGGATCCCAGCATatttcagggatttatttatgggTGGACTAATGAGAACCACATCCAGGTCTGAGTCCGAGAATAGCTTTTTCGGTAATTTCATGAACCCAAACTTAACTTTGGTTGAGTTTCTTATGAGGTTTGAAAGTGCTATGGACGCTCAACGATGGAAACAGTCCAAATTAATAGCCGAGTCAAAAAACTTCTTCCCTGATCTAGAAACGCCTCACCCTTTGGAAAAACACGCTTCTGAGTTCTGCACCCCAGTGATGTTTTCTGAATTTAAAAACGAGTGGGTGGATGCTTGTTTCACTTGTGGTGTTAAAATGTTAGGGGTTACTACCAGTGACAACATCCCCATTATTGATCGTGAAAAAGACAAGGTTTACTATGTTAACTTTATCTCTGACGACATGAAAGTGAACTGCACCTGTAAAAAGTTCGAGAGACATGGAATTTTGTGCCGTCATGCGCTTTACGTGTTGAAAGAACAAGGCCTTGACAATGTTCCGGATCGATATCATTAA